Proteins encoded by one window of Fusarium graminearum PH-1 chromosome 1, whole genome shotgun sequence:
- a CDS encoding citrate synthase: MASVARLSNAALRASLRSSPVNGSAFNAIRCYSAKTQTLKERFAELLPEKIEQVKALRKEHGSKVVDKVTLDQVYGGARGIKALVWEGSVLDSEEGIRFRGKTIPECQELLPKAPGGKEPLPEGLFWLLLTGEVPTEQQVRDLSAEWAARSDLPKFVEELIDHCPTDLHPMAQFSLAVTALEHTSSFAKAYAKGINKKEYWGYTFEDSMDLIAKLPNIASRIYQNVFKGGKVAAIQKDKDYSFNFANQLGFADNADFVELMRLYLTIHTDHEGGNVSAHTTHLVGSALSSPFLSLAAGLNGLAGPLHGLANQEVLNWLTEFKKSVGDDLSDKAITDYLWSTLNAGRVVPGYGHAVLRKTDPRYMAQRTFAQEKMPNDPMFKLVSQVYKIAPGVLTEHGKTKNPYPNVDAHSGVLLQYYGLTEANYYTVLFGVSRAIGVLPQLIIDRALGAPIERPKSFSTDKWAELVKKL, translated from the exons atggcttcagtCGCTCGTCTCAGCAACGCTGCCCTCCGGGCTTCCCTCCGCTCCTCTCCCGTCAATGGCTCTGCCTTCAACGCCATTCGATGCTACTCCGCCAAGACCCAA ACCTTGAAGGAGCGATTCGCCGAACTCCTGCCCGAGAAGATTGAGCAGGTCAAGGCCCTCCGAAA GGAGCATGGTTCCAAGGTCGTTGACAAGGTCACTCTTGACCAGGTTTACGGTGGTGCCCGTGGCATCAAGGCCCTTGTTTGGGAGGGTTCCGTCCTCGACTCTGAGGAGGGTATCCGATTCCGTGGCAAGACCATCCCCGAGTGCCAGGAGCTTCTCCCCAAGGCCCCCGGTGGCAAGGAGCCCCTTCCTGAGG GTCTCTTCTGGCTTCTCCTGACTGGTGAGGTCCCTACTGAGCAGCAGGTCCGCGACCTCTCCGCTGAGTGGGCTGCCCGCTCCGATCTCCCCAAGTTCGTCGAGGAGCTCATCGACCACTGCCCTACCGACCTCCACCCCATGGCTCAGTTCTCCCTGGCCGTTACTGCTCTCGAGCACACCTCCAGCTTCGCCAAGGCCTACGCCAAGGgtatcaacaagaaggagtacTGGGGATACACCTTTGAGGACTCTATGGACCTCATTGCTAAGCTCCCCAACATCGCTTCTCGCATCTACCAGAACGTCTTCAAGGGCGGAAAGGTCGCTGCCATCCAGAAGGACAAGGATTACTCCTTCAACTTCGCCAACCAGCTTGGCTTCGCCGACAACGCCGACTTCGTTGAGCTTATGCGTCTTTACCTGACCATCCACACCGACCACGAGGGTGGCAACGTCTCTGCCCACACCACTCACCTTGTCGGCTCTGCTCTCAGCTCCCCCTTCCTCTCTCTCGCCGCTGGTCTCAACGGTCTTGCTGGTCCCCTCCACGGTCTTGCTAACCAGGAGGTCCTCAACTGGCTCACCGAGTTCAAGAAGTCCGTTGGCGATGACCTtagcgacaaggccatcactGACTACCTCTGGTCCACCCTCAACGCCGGCCGTGTCGTCCCCGGTTACGGCCACGCCGTTCTCCGAAAGACTGACCCTCGTTACATGGCTCAGCGCACTTTTGCCCAAGAGAAGATGCCCAACGACCCCATGTTCAAGCTCGTCTCTCAGGTCTACAAGATCGCCCCCGGTGTCCTCACTGAGCAcggcaagaccaagaacccCTACCCTAACGTTGACGCCCACTCCGGTGTCCTCCTCCAGTACTACGGTCTCACTGAGGCTAACTACTACACCGTCCTCTTCGGTGTCTCCCGTGCCATTGGTGTCCTTCCCCAGCTCATCATTGACCGCGCTCTCGGTGCCCCCATCGAGCGACCCAAGTCCTTCTCCACTGACAAGTGGGCTGAGCTTGTTAAGAAGCTGTAA